The following proteins are co-located in the Chryseobacterium daecheongense genome:
- a CDS encoding HAMP domain-containing sensor histidine kinase, producing the protein MMKVSLKYYTIKYLITILLLIIAVWAALFYAYILDEVYDNVDDGLKNRKIQIIKAVYLDEHLLKNNEFGFNEFKINPISAAEHQEKNKLFNKMYYMEYDDEEQPYRVLETDFIDQFGKYQKLTIRTSTVEEDELVYDLTTALIVLYLLLVISIIGINGFLLHKAMKPFYRILDKLRKYQFGISSDKESPNYSIKEFEELDREINEMIDRNELAFNQQKQFIENASHELQTPLAIAINKIDLAIQNDQFDEKDMNFFTDIKNDMGRMASLNKSLLMLSKIENNQFSTLSHVNFTAMIKDLVSSYEDFIEYKEIKVNLLDKEIFETIFSPDLANILLSNLLKNAVRYNHQNGILNIITEKDRMIFQNTGSMNPLDGKKIFNRFYKQGTDSSSTGLGLSIIKTIIKQYPGWDIVYDFEDGMHSFILSKNKS; encoded by the coding sequence ATGATGAAAGTTTCTCTGAAATATTATACCATAAAATACCTGATAACCATTCTGCTATTGATCATTGCAGTGTGGGCGGCATTATTTTACGCCTATATTCTGGACGAAGTGTATGATAATGTGGATGATGGATTGAAAAACAGAAAAATACAGATTATTAAGGCAGTATATCTGGATGAGCACTTGTTAAAGAATAATGAGTTTGGTTTTAATGAATTTAAGATCAATCCTATTTCTGCAGCAGAGCATCAGGAAAAGAACAAGCTTTTTAATAAGATGTATTACATGGAATACGATGATGAAGAGCAGCCTTACAGAGTTCTTGAGACAGATTTTATAGACCAGTTTGGAAAGTATCAGAAATTGACTATCCGAACGTCCACGGTAGAAGAAGATGAGCTGGTATATGACCTTACAACAGCTCTGATTGTTTTGTATCTGTTATTGGTAATAAGCATTATCGGGATCAACGGATTTTTACTTCACAAAGCGATGAAGCCTTTTTACCGTATTCTGGATAAGCTCAGAAAATATCAGTTTGGGATTTCTTCTGATAAAGAGTCTCCAAACTATTCCATCAAAGAGTTTGAAGAGCTGGATAGAGAGATCAACGAAATGATTGATCGTAACGAGCTCGCCTTTAATCAACAAAAACAGTTTATTGAAAATGCATCTCACGAATTGCAAACACCTTTGGCAATTGCAATCAATAAAATAGATCTGGCAATACAGAATGATCAGTTTGATGAAAAGGATATGAATTTCTTTACTGACATCAAAAATGATATGGGAAGGATGGCAAGCCTGAATAAATCGCTGCTTATGCTGTCTAAAATTGAGAACAATCAGTTCAGTACGTTGTCCCATGTAAATTTTACTGCGATGATTAAAGATCTGGTCAGTAGCTATGAAGATTTTATAGAATACAAAGAGATTAAAGTAAACCTGTTGGACAAAGAAATATTTGAAACTATCTTCAGCCCTGACTTAGCCAATATTTTACTTTCCAACTTACTTAAAAATGCAGTCAGGTATAACCATCAAAATGGGATTTTAAATATTATTACCGAAAAGGACAGGATGATTTTTCAGAATACCGGATCAATGAATCCTCTGGATGGAAAGAAAATCTTCAACAGGTTTTATAAGCAAGGCACGGATAGCAGCTCTACCGGATTGGGACTTTCTATCATTAAAACCATAATAA